One segment of Rickettsiella grylli DNA contains the following:
- a CDS encoding TlpA family protein disulfide reductase, with protein MRKIFTWVLLTSILLSVSSVVWGASIVKDLNFSNYKGRWVVISYWATWCEYCMGEIPELNAFYRAHADQVAMFGFNYDDPGNLQQHIQRSGVIFPTLVDDPKANFGIRGISGLPTTFIIGPDGRLKHVLEGPQTKRSLEKAIGL; from the coding sequence ATGCGTAAAATCTTTACATGGGTACTATTAACCAGCATTTTGTTAAGTGTGTCTAGCGTTGTATGGGGAGCCAGCATAGTAAAAGATCTTAATTTTTCTAATTATAAAGGTAGATGGGTGGTTATTAGTTATTGGGCTACCTGGTGTGAATATTGTATGGGCGAAATACCCGAATTAAATGCATTTTATCGAGCGCATGCTGACCAGGTTGCAATGTTCGGGTTTAATTATGATGATCCAGGCAATTTACAGCAACATATACAACGAAGTGGCGTTATATTTCCTACATTAGTGGATGATCCGAAAGCTAATTTTGGTATACGAGGGATATCCGGTTTGCCAACCACATTTATTATTGGACCTGATGGTCGATTGAAACATGTATTAGAAGGACCGCAAACAAAACGTAGTTTAGAAAAAGCGATTGGTTTATAA
- a CDS encoding ABC transporter ATP-binding protein yields MPTSPAVSIMNACLRYHDKILFDKLNFHLAAGQITCLLGTSGIGKSRFLQLIAGLNGTSIICTSDQKGLDGRLAYMPQTHTLLPWLTVLNNTLLGYRLRCTNKPYAKAHALLKQLGLGEVLTQYPAQLSGGMQQRVALARVLLENRPIVLMDEPFSALDAVTRYQLQEMTAHALNGCTVLLVTHDPLEALRLGHHIAIMSGHPAKINPIPCKLPDSPPRSLNNPDLLRWQAHLLHRLEESH; encoded by the coding sequence ATGCCAACATCACCCGCTGTATCAATCATGAACGCTTGCTTGCGTTATCACGATAAAATTTTATTTGACAAGCTCAATTTCCATTTGGCTGCTGGCCAAATAACCTGCTTATTAGGGACAAGTGGCATAGGAAAAAGTCGTTTTTTACAACTCATCGCTGGATTAAATGGAACATCCATTATTTGTACGTCTGATCAAAAAGGCTTGGACGGCCGTTTAGCGTATATGCCACAAACGCATACTTTATTACCTTGGCTAACCGTTTTAAATAATACACTTTTAGGTTATCGACTAAGATGCACCAATAAACCTTATGCGAAAGCACATGCTTTATTAAAACAACTGGGACTCGGAGAGGTCTTAACACAATATCCAGCCCAATTATCTGGAGGAATGCAACAGCGTGTTGCTTTGGCTCGCGTATTATTAGAGAACCGACCCATTGTCTTAATGGATGAACCCTTCTCTGCGTTAGATGCAGTGACTCGTTATCAACTACAAGAAATGACTGCACATGCACTAAACGGATGTACCGTGCTATTAGTCACCCATGATCCCTTAGAAGCATTGCGCTTAGGCCATCATATTGCGATTATGTCAGGACATCCGGCAAAAATTAACCCCATACCGTGTAAATTACCGGATTCACCCCCTCGATCATTGAATAACCCTGATCTATTACGATGGCAAGCCCACCTTTTACATCGCCTTGAGGAATCTCATTAA
- a CDS encoding ABC transporter permease codes for MYVFVFLRNQLSQLQKLFLASRTITFRVCKQYIQKSLALLFHQCCIPLWFIFIWTSLIRVFHLPHYLLPTPIDVLQSLIKQGSFIFFQAIPTVLEIFFGFTLSVLLGISIALCMCSFRPLHTLLFPLLLASQVLPVFAIAPVLVLWLGYGIMVKIMTTVFMLFFPITNNFLDGLKQTPETYLNIAKIMNSSSWQILYQIRIPSALPHLASGIRLATAMAPLAAIIGEWVGANQGLGFLLLNANAQMQIDLMFAVLFVLFFLGVLFYFFIDTLLQWALPWSFR; via the coding sequence ATGTATGTCTTTGTTTTTTTACGTAACCAATTGAGTCAATTACAAAAATTGTTTTTAGCTTCACGAACAATCACGTTTCGGGTTTGTAAACAATACATTCAAAAAAGTCTTGCTTTATTGTTTCATCAATGTTGCATTCCTCTCTGGTTTATTTTTATCTGGACAAGTTTAATTCGTGTTTTTCATCTTCCTCATTATCTATTACCGACACCCATTGATGTATTACAGAGTCTCATTAAACAGGGATCATTCATTTTTTTTCAAGCGATTCCCACAGTCCTTGAAATTTTTTTCGGTTTTACTTTAAGCGTATTACTAGGGATCAGTATTGCGCTTTGTATGTGTTCATTTCGCCCCTTACATACCCTTTTGTTCCCCTTATTATTAGCCAGTCAAGTGCTGCCTGTCTTTGCCATTGCTCCAGTACTTGTACTTTGGTTGGGTTACGGAATAATGGTTAAGATAATGACGACGGTGTTCATGTTATTTTTCCCCATTACCAATAATTTTCTTGATGGCTTAAAGCAAACACCCGAAACTTATTTAAATATCGCTAAAATAATGAATAGTAGTTCGTGGCAAATACTCTACCAAATACGTATCCCCTCTGCATTACCCCATCTCGCCTCCGGTATCCGATTAGCAACCGCTATGGCTCCTTTAGCCGCGATTATTGGAGAATGGGTGGGTGCGAATCAAGGTTTAGGATTTTTACTTTTAAACGCGAATGCTCAAATGCAAATTGATTTAATGTTTGCTGTATTATTCGTCCTATTTTTTCTAGGCGTTTTATTTTATTTCTTTATAGATACGTTACTTCAATGGGCTTTACCATGGTCATTTCGTTAA
- a CDS encoding ABC transporter substrate-binding protein, translated as MVISLIHLFMRCKKYFFFVSFLFITPLAAAKPLTLILDWLINPDQAALFVAQAHHFFSKEGINVHIIAPTNPDDGPKLVAAGHADLALSYQPQFVVQVSRGLPLIRIASLINHPLNCLLVKKNGPIRQLTDLRSKRIAYTSHAEGTLMLKGLLNKAHLTINDVQTINVQYDLIQALLTDRVDGVVNVMRNVEPLQMQYAHQPVKIFPVELAGIPHYDELIIIANKNQLHDSRLVKFLVALNQATSYLMTHPEKSWELFAKDHPALNNELNHRIWQATLPYLARYPVDFDKAAYQKFMLFLYRNKIISKKIKTEDYAIKLI; from the coding sequence ATGGTCATTTCGTTAATTCATTTATTCATGCGCTGTAAAAAATATTTTTTTTTCGTTAGTTTTTTATTCATTACTCCCCTTGCAGCCGCTAAGCCATTAACGCTTATTCTCGATTGGTTAATTAACCCCGATCAGGCCGCACTCTTTGTTGCCCAAGCACATCATTTTTTTTCAAAAGAAGGCATTAACGTTCATATTATTGCACCCACCAATCCTGACGATGGTCCTAAATTAGTCGCCGCAGGCCATGCCGATTTAGCCCTCAGCTATCAACCTCAATTCGTTGTTCAGGTCTCGAGGGGATTGCCGCTCATACGTATTGCCAGCTTAATTAACCATCCTTTAAATTGTCTCCTGGTTAAAAAAAATGGGCCCATTCGTCAACTGACCGATTTACGATCAAAACGTATTGCCTATACTTCTCATGCCGAAGGAACCTTAATGCTGAAAGGCCTATTAAATAAAGCCCATTTAACAATCAACGATGTACAAACCATCAATGTACAATACGACTTAATACAAGCATTACTCACTGATCGCGTTGATGGTGTTGTCAACGTCATGCGCAACGTCGAACCCCTGCAAATGCAATACGCTCATCAACCTGTAAAAATCTTTCCAGTCGAATTAGCGGGTATTCCCCATTATGATGAATTGATTATTATTGCCAATAAAAACCAATTGCACGATTCTCGGCTTGTTAAATTTTTAGTCGCGTTGAATCAAGCAACCTCCTATTTAATGACTCATCCAGAAAAAAGCTGGGAACTATTTGCTAAAGACCATCCCGCATTAAACAATGAATTGAATCACCGCATTTGGCAGGCGACGTTACCTTATCTTGCTCGATATCCAGTGGATTTTGATAAAGCGGCTTATCAAAAATTTATGTTGTTTTTATACCGTAACAAAATCATCTCTAAAAAAATAAAAACTGAAGATTATGCTATAAAACTCATTTAA
- the uvrD gene encoding DNA helicase II: protein MLNPTHPLLESLNEAQQQVVAARQTHLLVLAGAGSGKTRVLVHRMAWLIHVEGISLHHILAVTFTNKAAGEMRQRLENLLDIPMKTMWVGTFHGLAHRLLRQHWEASGLPQSFQIIDSDDQYRMIKRILLSLNLDEAQWAPKKVQWFINQQKDEGIRSHHVKNSNDPYTKTLVRLYQSYEEVCDRNGVIDFAELLLRSYELFIKHPEILHYYQGRFQHILVDEFQDTNRIQYAWLKLLSSGKNYFMIVGDDDQSIYGWRGARVKNIYDFTHDFPEHQIIRLEQNYRSTGVILAASNALITHNDGRLGKKLWSSRGDGDKIALYGAFNDLDEARFIINQIKQGLKKEVHANDIAILYRSNAQSRVLEEALIHAQIPYRIYGGLRFFERAEIKDALAYLRLIANRNDDPGFERVINTPTRGIGDQTLQKLRLEARTQALSLWQAATYLLNQQCLPSRAANALAHFIQLIDKMDEEIKTFSLAEQTEHVLYQSGLFNHYKKEKGERGQARIENLEELINATRQFIPEESTLSILSSFLAHVALEAGEHQANEQHACVQLMTLHSAKGLEFPWVFLCGMEEGLFPHHLSHEEPGRLEEERRLCYVGMTRAMRKLFLSYAEVRRLHGTESHHRPSRFISEIPKELVEEIRLRTSIIRPTQPLKRTQNTTHSIGDTGFCIGQTVIHPTFGEGTLIDADGKGEHTRLHIKFNKAGTKWLVANYAKLSTK from the coding sequence ATGCTAAATCCTACCCATCCTTTGTTAGAATCTCTCAATGAAGCCCAGCAACAGGTTGTTGCCGCGCGTCAAACGCATCTCTTGGTATTAGCCGGCGCAGGCAGTGGAAAAACACGTGTATTGGTCCATCGAATGGCTTGGTTAATCCATGTAGAAGGTATCTCTTTGCATCATATCCTTGCGGTTACCTTTACGAATAAAGCTGCAGGAGAAATGCGACAGCGCTTAGAAAATTTATTGGATATCCCTATGAAAACGATGTGGGTAGGTACGTTTCATGGTCTCGCACATCGACTATTACGTCAACATTGGGAAGCTTCGGGTTTACCGCAATCATTTCAAATCATTGATAGCGATGATCAATACCGTATGATAAAAAGAATTTTGCTGAGTTTAAATCTTGATGAAGCACAATGGGCACCCAAAAAAGTGCAATGGTTTATTAATCAGCAAAAAGATGAAGGTATTCGATCGCATCACGTTAAAAACTCGAATGATCCTTATACCAAAACGTTAGTTCGACTTTACCAGTCCTATGAGGAAGTTTGCGATCGAAATGGAGTTATCGATTTTGCTGAACTTCTTTTACGGAGCTATGAACTTTTTATTAAACATCCCGAAATTTTGCATTATTATCAAGGTCGTTTTCAACATATTCTCGTTGATGAGTTTCAAGATACCAATCGCATACAATATGCGTGGTTAAAATTATTGAGTAGCGGAAAAAACTACTTCATGATAGTGGGCGATGATGATCAATCGATTTATGGATGGCGTGGTGCTCGTGTAAAAAATATATATGATTTTACGCACGATTTTCCAGAGCATCAGATCATACGACTCGAGCAAAATTATCGCTCCACGGGTGTCATTTTAGCAGCTTCAAATGCGCTCATTACACACAATGACGGACGCTTAGGGAAAAAGCTTTGGAGTAGTCGCGGTGATGGTGACAAAATAGCACTCTATGGTGCCTTTAATGATTTAGATGAAGCCCGTTTCATTATCAACCAAATCAAGCAAGGTTTAAAAAAAGAAGTGCATGCCAATGACATTGCTATTTTATATCGATCCAATGCACAATCACGCGTACTTGAAGAGGCGCTCATACACGCGCAGATCCCTTATCGTATCTATGGTGGATTACGTTTCTTTGAACGCGCAGAAATCAAAGATGCGCTTGCTTACTTACGTCTCATTGCGAATCGAAATGATGATCCTGGCTTTGAACGCGTCATTAACACGCCAACGCGTGGTATTGGCGATCAAACTTTACAAAAGCTTCGCTTGGAAGCGCGCACGCAAGCACTTTCTTTATGGCAAGCGGCCACGTATCTATTAAACCAACAATGCTTACCTTCACGTGCGGCCAATGCACTCGCTCATTTTATCCAATTAATCGATAAAATGGACGAAGAAATTAAAACATTCAGTTTAGCTGAGCAAACTGAACACGTCCTTTATCAGAGTGGCTTATTTAATCATTACAAAAAAGAAAAAGGTGAGCGGGGTCAAGCCCGTATTGAAAACCTTGAAGAACTTATCAATGCGACGCGACAATTTATTCCTGAAGAGAGTACGCTTTCTATACTTTCTTCTTTTCTTGCCCACGTTGCATTAGAAGCCGGTGAACACCAAGCGAACGAACAACACGCCTGTGTACAATTAATGACGTTGCATTCTGCAAAAGGTTTAGAGTTCCCCTGGGTATTTTTATGCGGAATGGAAGAAGGCTTGTTCCCTCACCATCTCTCTCATGAAGAACCGGGCCGCTTAGAAGAAGAACGTCGCCTCTGTTATGTCGGTATGACGCGTGCCATGCGTAAACTATTTTTAAGTTATGCTGAAGTAAGACGCTTACATGGCACTGAAAGTCATCATCGTCCCTCTCGATTTATTTCAGAAATTCCAAAAGAATTAGTAGAAGAAATTCGTCTACGCACATCGATTATTAGGCCAACACAACCCTTAAAACGAACACAAAACACCACTCATTCAATCGGTGATACCGGATTTTGTATCGGACAAACCGTCATTCATCCCACGTTTGGTGAAGGGACGCTGATAGATGCGGATGGCAAAGGGGAACATACCCGTTTGCACATTAAATTTAATAAAGCAGGTACAAAATGGTTGGTAGCAAACTATGCTAAATTATCCACGAAATAA
- a CDS encoding Smr/MutS family protein has product MNKSRLDKEDWAFFKEVMKDVKRTPTVHVNPKPKKNSPKRTRLIDFNDENRSNAFILRDPTELNITSDEPLFFNRPGVQNKRLKQLTRGDIRPSNCLDLHQMTVNQARFAVYHFLLQSQKYHYTCVRIIHGKGKFKSSGAKLKNHVYYWLPQISWVLAFSSAQARDGGTGAVYVLLRRIRASADLFRG; this is encoded by the coding sequence ATGAATAAATCAAGGCTTGATAAAGAAGATTGGGCATTTTTTAAAGAAGTCATGAAAGATGTCAAGCGTACGCCAACGGTTCACGTCAATCCTAAGCCTAAAAAAAATAGTCCTAAGCGTACACGTTTAATTGATTTCAATGATGAAAATCGATCAAACGCGTTCATACTTCGTGATCCAACCGAATTAAATATCACATCGGATGAGCCATTATTTTTTAATCGGCCCGGTGTTCAGAATAAGCGACTTAAACAATTAACGCGTGGAGATATACGTCCATCCAACTGTCTCGATTTACATCAAATGACAGTCAATCAAGCTCGGTTTGCCGTCTATCATTTTTTATTACAAAGCCAAAAATACCATTACACCTGCGTGCGCATTATACACGGTAAAGGAAAATTTAAATCGTCAGGCGCTAAGTTAAAAAATCATGTTTATTATTGGCTGCCGCAAATTTCCTGGGTATTGGCTTTTTCTTCTGCTCAAGCACGAGATGGAGGAACAGGAGCGGTTTATGTTTTATTACGTCGAATTCGTGCTTCAGCGGATTTATTTCGTGGATAA
- a CDS encoding penicillin-binding protein activator has translation MFFSLMSLCRIASTLLLIGLVACSSHSRLPHPVSHQAFTPSLSTMGQHQQPIALLLPLHGPLAKVAQSVKKGFFAAADESETSPHIILIDTGVGTSMQAAYSEALAKKARIIVGPLLKSQVQNIASLQSSIPILALNYLNSDISTPSGLYQLGLSPQDEVQQVTQMAWNSGKRSAIIITVNGHWGTEIGKLFAQQWQVLGGIVVDHLELSKNPSSVTQQLRHFLHFKSPHTRRMDFDVLFLVSNPQFGRQIKPLLKFFYAGNIPVYATASIYSGIPSQHFDTDLNQIIFCAAPWSLGNWIEPDLYQQLKLSFPLDFNRNSQYYALGVDAFHIIQQFERHKSSQKTLQGTTGILSFNTQRRIVRQLPCAQFHKGYAVPISQ, from the coding sequence GTGTTTTTTTCATTGATGAGTCTATGTCGTATTGCAAGTACATTATTGTTAATCGGTCTTGTGGCCTGCTCCAGTCATTCTCGCTTACCCCATCCAGTCTCTCACCAAGCTTTTACTCCCTCTCTTTCGACAATGGGTCAGCATCAACAACCAATTGCGTTGCTCTTACCTTTACACGGTCCTTTAGCAAAAGTGGCTCAGTCAGTTAAAAAAGGTTTTTTTGCTGCCGCCGATGAAAGTGAAACATCGCCTCATATTATTCTCATAGACACGGGTGTTGGGACCTCTATGCAAGCGGCTTATAGTGAAGCTTTGGCAAAAAAAGCGCGAATAATAGTCGGCCCATTGCTTAAATCTCAAGTACAAAACATTGCGAGTTTGCAATCCAGCATCCCTATTTTAGCGTTAAATTATTTAAATTCCGATATTAGTACGCCTTCTGGGTTATATCAATTGGGTTTATCACCTCAGGATGAAGTGCAACAAGTGACACAAATGGCTTGGAACAGTGGTAAGCGTTCTGCAATAATTATCACTGTAAACGGTCATTGGGGGACAGAAATAGGTAAACTATTTGCACAACAATGGCAAGTCTTAGGCGGAATTGTGGTTGATCACCTTGAATTATCAAAAAATCCTTCTAGCGTCACTCAACAATTACGTCATTTTCTTCATTTTAAATCGCCTCATACGCGACGAATGGACTTTGACGTCCTATTTTTAGTCAGTAATCCGCAGTTTGGGCGTCAAATCAAGCCGTTATTAAAATTCTTTTATGCAGGAAATATCCCGGTCTACGCAACGGCATCCATTTATAGCGGCATACCTTCACAACATTTTGATACTGATTTAAATCAAATTATTTTCTGTGCTGCACCGTGGTCTTTAGGGAACTGGATTGAACCCGATCTTTATCAACAGCTGAAGTTGTCTTTTCCTCTCGATTTTAATCGAAATAGTCAATATTATGCATTAGGAGTCGATGCATTTCATATTATTCAGCAATTTGAACGTCATAAGTCTTCGCAAAAAACACTTCAAGGCACAACCGGAATACTTTCATTCAATACACAACGTCGAATTGTTCGTCAATTGCCTTGCGCGCAATTTCATAAGGGATATGCCGTTCCAATCAGTCAATAA
- a CDS encoding YraN family protein: MNTQKLGHHIESLVQDYLRRQKLKRITRNFRCCFGEIDLIMKDKNVLVFIEVRYRQSLQFGNSLESIHAMKQNKIMKAAEYYLSSQRLSEKIACRFDVVGVKPITQKLLAVSKLDSAQVEWIKNAFLGKS, encoded by the coding sequence ATGAACACTCAAAAGTTAGGTCATCATATCGAAAGTCTAGTCCAGGATTATCTACGTCGACAAAAACTTAAACGAATTACCCGTAATTTCCGATGTTGTTTCGGTGAAATCGATTTAATTATGAAAGATAAAAACGTATTGGTTTTTATTGAAGTACGTTATCGACAATCTCTTCAGTTTGGTAATAGTTTAGAATCTATCCATGCAATGAAACAAAATAAAATAATGAAGGCCGCAGAATATTATTTATCATCCCAACGTTTATCCGAAAAAATAGCCTGTCGTTTTGACGTTGTCGGCGTTAAACCTATCACTCAAAAATTACTTGCCGTTTCCAAACTGGACTCCGCTCAAGTAGAATGGATAAAAAATGCATTTCTAGGTAAATCATGA